CGAGTAAATTATGGACGTCAACACCtgaggattatatatatatatttaggtttaggtttatgATAGATAAATATCATCATCCACATGTTTATAGATTAAAAATTTTAGcataatcattttttttggcaaatttTATTCATAGATTTTAAAGGGGGAATGGGTAACAAATTTGCATATATCTCCATATCTCATTAAAATTCACACAGACATCCAATAttgaaacaaacaaaccaattaacaacatacaaatatatatatatagcactgCCTCTTTCCTAGACCAAGAATGCAACAACCATGGTCCCTAACACACCCATCAACCAAACATTCATGTGCCCAAATACACCAATAGCTCCACTAGGGGTCGGTACCGTCGATGGTGGCGGAGGAGGGCTTGTGGTGGTTCCGGGAGTGGTTGAAGAAGGAGGACTAGTACCGGGGGCGGGGGTGTTACCGGAGGCAGCCACAACATTGACAGACACCTTCATGCCTCCAGCACAATGACCATTTACAGGACATATAAAGTAGATGGAGCCAACCTTGCTCAAAGCGATTTTAGTGTTTCCATCATTGTAGGTTTTGATTGAATTGCTTGAACTGCAACTGTTGTAGTTTGCCTGGGTCACTTCAGATACTTGGTGGGTGCTGCCATAGTTGAACACTGATCTCTTAAGGGGGAAAAACATTAGAGATTTGTATATGTAACCCAATCacaaaaaccaaatcaaaatgCTATTGCTTAGTGTTTTAAATACCGATATTGGAATTATACCGGTCAGGCAACTAGTATGTGGTACAACTGGTCAAGCGgtacaaaaatattatatatatatatatatgacaaatgacaagaataacaaaaatcatgttGATTTGGTGGTTAAGACTTAGGATTTCCTACTTAAGTGGGGTAATagttaaatttttgtttttgttaaactATTAACCAAAAAGTTTGAACAAAGTTTTCCGGTATGAAAATTGGTATAACATTGGTATTTAGACTGGCATAACAACCATTTGAACTAGTTTTTGACAACCACGGTTTTTATGTGTAATCATACCGATGGATCCGCCAATACCTGGTTCAACTGATGAACCGGTCGATTCAATTTGGTATTGACCCACCACATCAATAGAAGTGTCAAAATTAATTTAACAGTAGATTATCCgatcaaaataataaaaatatgaaaaattcaaTTACCTAAATTGTCTCCAACGGTAAATGTTTGAGAAGCAGCCCAAGCGGAGTAATCAACTCCTTGAGTCCAACCGGAGGAGCCACCAACGATATGGTCCACGGCCTGGACTGCCGGAACGGCGACCAGGAGAACAAGGAGAGCATTGATAGCCATGGCCATGTATATATCgtctatataaataatataaccAAAGGAGAGACAAGAGACAAGAGACAATGAAATGGTAAAGACCCTAGAAGCTTGTTATATAGAGAAGCAATTTTATTAGGGGAAGttggaaaaatatatttatattaataaaatggAGGAAAATTTCAACCACTGAATACctaaatatatgtatttattttgttaGGGGAAGTtggaaaaatatattaatattaataaaatggaGGAAAATTTCAACCACTGAATGCctaaatatatgtatttatgttaccAACTTCTTTTGTTTACAactttagagaaaaaaaaaattctaattgaATTGATTAATATTTACATGCATAAGATGTCAACTAATGTATGGAGAGATTTCAGAAGATAATGCTTACACCATATCAGTCATTTTCTAACATTAATGTATTATTTGTCAACCACTTCGTGATATTATAGTTTGTTCTCTCCGGACTTGGTGCATACGACACCGGAGGTCGCGAGTTCAAACCAATCAGTTGTGATATTTTCTTGTACGTAGAATCCTAGTTGTGTGAGCTTGTCTTACACTCTTACTTTCAGACCCCTGTCAGCATGGATTTTGGTCCAGCCTTACATGTCGTCAGTGCGGTACGTGTTGTTCTAACAACCTGATGTATAACCCCACTCAGATGTCCAAAGGACATACTGGAATTGGGTGGTTTcacggttatcaaaaaaaattactattTGTCACCTAATACTTGCATAGAAAACGTCATTTTGCAAAGATTAGGTTTGCATGATCCCCTTCTTTTATATTTCTATTGAATGTTGAAAGTTGTGTTTGCTGAATTTTCAGCAGAATAATTTATTGTCATGTTATATAATACTAATATTTGATAAGGAATTG
This sequence is a window from Tripterygium wilfordii isolate XIE 37 chromosome 8, ASM1340144v1, whole genome shotgun sequence. Protein-coding genes within it:
- the LOC120004546 gene encoding uclacyanin-3-like, which produces MAMAINALLVLLVAVPAVQAVDHIVGGSSGWTQGVDYSAWAASQTFTVGDNLVFNYGSTHQVSEVTQANYNSCSSSNSIKTYNDGNTKIALSKVGSIYFICPVNGHCAGGMKVSVNVVAASGNTPAPGTSPPSSTTPGTTTSPPPPPSTVPTPSGAIGVFGHMNVWLMGVLGTMVVAFLV